In Terriglobus sp. TAA 43, a single window of DNA contains:
- a CDS encoding FliH/SctL family protein has product MNVATEMESAVAACAPVDLDERLQEAHERGRRETLESLEGELDRKIAEERKAVSRIVQQFDEERKRYFKEVESEVVRLSLAIAERVLHREATMDPTLLAGAARVALEQVADGSEAVLRVAAEEAQRWNEMLEKTAAAVHIEPDDQLANGEAVLKTRSGSVQLGVKAQLAEIERGFFELLRHRPVMVA; this is encoded by the coding sequence ATGAATGTTGCGACCGAAATGGAGTCGGCGGTCGCTGCCTGTGCTCCTGTTGACCTGGACGAGAGACTTCAAGAGGCCCATGAGCGAGGCCGTCGGGAAACGCTGGAGAGTTTAGAGGGCGAACTGGACCGCAAAATCGCGGAAGAGCGTAAGGCAGTGTCGCGGATCGTGCAGCAATTCGATGAGGAACGGAAACGCTATTTCAAAGAGGTGGAGAGCGAGGTTGTGCGTTTGTCTCTTGCAATTGCAGAGCGGGTTCTTCACCGTGAGGCCACGATGGACCCTACACTTCTGGCTGGAGCGGCGCGCGTTGCGCTGGAGCAGGTGGCCGATGGAAGCGAAGCGGTACTGCGAGTAGCCGCAGAGGAAGCTCAGCGATGGAACGAAATGCTGGAAAAGACCGCGGCCGCGGTGCACATTGAGCCGGATGACCAACTGGCAAACGGCGAGGCTGTATTGAAAACGCGTAGTGGAAGCGTGCAGCTTGGGGTGAAGGCACAGCTTGCGGAGATTGAGAGAGGCTTCTTTGAGTTGCTACGCCACCGACCGGTGATGGTTGCCTAA